From Aegilops tauschii subsp. strangulata cultivar AL8/78 chromosome 5, Aet v6.0, whole genome shotgun sequence:
AATGGAGCGTGACTGAACCTGGTATGTCATTTGCAGCGGTGCTTCCATGGTATTGTTCGGAGCCAGAACCAAGGTAAACACTGATGTCAAAAGACGCATCCTGGGAGAGTACGATGCACATAATGGTATCAGATGACAGATTATAGACCAACTGAGTTATTAAACATAGAGGAAATTTTGGGCCACCTTTGAATGTATTCTGTGTTCCTGTTTTGAAAGAGATGGTAAGAGCCCTCCCATCCATTAAAGAGAGATGGCAGGAAACAAAGCACAACTTTTGCAAACAAAGGAAAGAGGATATTCTATTGCAGTGCCAGTTTGAGCAATCCCCCCGGTTTCAAGTAAACGAGGAAAGTAAAGAAGAAGCTAGCTACATATGTGCCTTAATACTTGCTCTATTTTTTCCCGAAAAGAGAACTTCCCTTGGGCTTCATAGCCAGAGTATAACAAAGACAATTCTGTACAGAAGTAATTCTGATGAAATGTACTACAAAATCACAAAAATAGTATAGTCCCGAGTAAGATTGGGAATAATGACAATTCGCTCTGGAGGATATGAAAGTAGCTGAATTGCATTACAAATATACTTTTTGCAGGACCTATTATATAACAGCATTACTTACTTCTTCATTTGGTGTCACTCGTATGGATCCAAGCCTTTTTAATGTGCACTGCTTGGGATGACTGCCTGAAGTACCTTGATGACCATCAGCTTCATGAACATTTCGCTCTGCACAATCTAAGTTTTCATGCCAATAAAGCACTTCAGTTGCTTGTTAAGAAGTTAATATTGTTGTCAAAAAAGATGACAGGCATGTGGACAGTATTACTCTGTTGATGTCCTTGCATAAATTTAGGTTCCAGCATGATCGACCCTTGGGAAATACTCTGGTTGATTGGTCTTGGTTTTCCATTATCCATTACATAATCAGGCTGAAGGTTGGTCCAAGTTTCATATGCAACTTTGCTCCATTGTTCCACCCGCCCCTGCAAACGTGAACCCCGATAAGTGTACATATATTTCAGAATATGTTTGTGAAACCAAAGCAAGATTAACAACCTTTTCATCTTTCTGCAACACTAAGTTCGGAACTTCGAGGCCTTTTTTGATGATAAAGAAAATATTCACTGGCCTGCATCCTGAGATGCACACAGCCAAGAACTTCATGTACCCAAATTATATGTGCATGTTATAAAGTGCATTGAGATAGCTCATAGCTGACTGATTGAGGTTATACGTTTGCGGAATGTATCTGTTGTTTGATCTTTTGTCAAAGTCAACAACTGTCATGAGTAAAAAAATACTAGATTTCCAAAAACTAATGATAATTTGTTATAAGAAGAGATGTATGTCCATACAAAACTTATTTATTCTGAATTCTGATGCATTTCTCTTGTATGCATGGAGCTGTTATGTTAAAATGGCAAATTCATTATGCACAACCTGCAATTCAGAAATTTCTAGGAGAAGCTCAAAATAGTATGAGAGGAACACCTGCATCCGTTGATTGAGGTCCTTGAAGGGAGTGTACTGGTCACTGGATGTGACTCCAACAATCCTATAGAAACAGTTGAAGAACAGAACAACATCATGGCCTTCCACGATGAAAGAGTAAAGCTCCTTTCCAGGATCACACTTTTTAGCATGATCAACAATAGTCGTCCATACTAGCTTTGTGGCCTTTTTGAGAACCTAAATGCAGCGGGAAATAAACTTAACTTGCTATCATACTCAGTATCAAAGTGAGCAAGTAGTACAGAAGGAATTCATTTCTTACTTTGCGGAGAGTATGTTCATCCTTGTAATATGACGTCAAGAAATCCTTCACAGAAAAGATGCCACTCCCTTTGAGTGCCTCATGGAAGACACCATCCTTTGAAATTTTCTGCAGGCGCCAAACATCATCATCCAATGATGGAATGGCATGCTTTTGGGATCCTGCAAGTACAAGAAATAGATTGATCACTAGTTTCAACATCGCAAAAAAACTAAGTTAACACAAAATCAAATTTTAAATCCAAGCCTACCTTCTCCGCGACGATCCTTTACTGTGAAAGGTTCAGTTACCCCTTCTAGGATCCGTTCACCAAGCTCGTCAACAACCATTACCCCAAGCCTGAACTTGCCACTCCTCGTGAACTTGGAGTTATCAATAAAAGTAGCGTCACGGAGATCAGCCTTGCCATTCTTCAGGCTAAGCTCGAGCTCTCCCGTCAGCACTGCCCCAATTTTGTCCCGTGGACGTACGATATGTCTGCTGAAATTCTCTAATGTCCAGCAATCTTCATTATCTATGTTGAAGTCGCCATCGAGAACAACAATTTTGATCTTGGCAGAAAGAAGGCGATGAGAATTGTTCTCTTGTTGGTTGTTGTCCTCCAGACATATCTTGAGAGGATCGCCATTTGCTGCGCGGATTCCCTTCTTTGTGAAAATTTCATTACTCAAGCCATTCAGGAACCTAAGCTTGTATCTTGGAGGCTGGTTTTGGTCAACCACCGTTCTGCACAAACTGTGTAACGCAGCACATGAGAAGGTCAAGGCAACCATAAATGGTATTTAAAGGGCAAAAATTTAGTAAAACAAAAACTTATATTATTACTACTATTTTATGGTTGGACAGAAAAGTGGTGTTTGTAGTCAGGAAATGGTACCTAGGAGCACGGCTTAAGTAGCCTGTAATCGCTTTAGTCACCGCTTCTGGTATCTGTCAAAAGGAAGAGGAAAACTTTGAGTGGTTGACCTTCCGAAAAAGTCCAGAAATTGCCATAATAAAgtaaactactacctccattcctaaatataagacgttttggcAGTTTAAATTGAACCAacaaaacgtcttatatttattTTTTTAGGAACAGAGGGAATACAAAAGAACAGGATCACGAAAGACTGCTATCTTCATAGTATTATGCATCACTAACACCAATAGCACCCTCTGTTAATGAAACATATAGCACATATCCTGTCATCTTGATTTTGGTTTAAACCAATTTCGACAGCCACTGGAATTAGCTAAGGTTTTCAATTTGGCCGAAGATCCAGCATTTTCGTCTGGATCTCACTGAAATGAAATCACCGCAATTTCCAGAAAATATCTCTTTGCAGAATGTCAATGGAATTTGAAATTGGCCAACCTACTAAATGGCGCCTAGTGTTCCGTCACATCAGATTGCATTGCAGACAAATAGGTTCCGTTCAATAGACTAGTTAGTGAACCGCGTGCTACTGCTACATGATCAACGAAACGGTCAATCAATATATACCATGTAGTTTATCAAGAATCTTCATGGAGTGTGAGATGATTGATTACCCGGCTGATGGCAGACTCAATCACGGACTCAACCGCAGCCTCCACCCTCTGCACGCAGTTGGTGACCATCTCCTCCAGATGCCTGCATCCCCTGATCTCTCTGCAGAGTAATCAATCAAACGGTCAATATCTCTTACGAGTCGAGAGTTGAGACAAGAACGGATCAAGAAAGGGACGGAACGCgagggaaagaagaagaagaagaagaagacgggagACTCACAGGTCGAAGGAGCGACACCTCTTCTTCAGCGCTGGCGAACGCGCCGGCGACGGGGAgtcccctccgccgccgccctccaGCGGCCGCTTCGCCGGCATGGGCGGGCGCTAGCTAACTGGCTGCTCAGCGCGGCGGGAATCGGCTGCAGGTCAAGCCAGGTAGTCTCGCTCGCTCGCTTGCTTGCTTGATTGCTGCTCTAGACTCTCTAGTCAATGTCAATGTGTGTGCTTCTGGTGAGGTGGGGAGTGGGGAGTGGGGAGTATCGGCGCTCGGCGGTATGTTTATATATGGCCCCGCTTGAGACGGGAAGGGAAATGTTCCGCACTTTTCCTCCTCTCCCTCTCCGGGGCGGGCGAGGCGAGCGACGCGGCCGGGGAGAAGATTCCTAGGAGAGACGCGGCCGGGGCGAACCGATGTGTGATATCTTCGTCCATTAGGATCCAAGTCCTCAACTTAAAATTGATGCTCACtttatttctgaatttatttTAGGTTTTCGGTAATGTTTGGTAAGAGCACCTCCAACAGACGCACGGTTACGAAGCGTGCTAATTTTTTTTGCAGCGCTGAAATAGCGTTTTCGCACGCTAGGCTGGTGTTTTGCTTTACCAGAAGCGCTATATTTCACGCCGTACGTAGCGCTTCAGCAGGCGCGCTAAATTACAACTAACACAAACAACACTTCTCATTCAACATAGAAAAACACACACAAATAAATCAACAATAAATAGTTCAATTATTGTTAGAACTCAAACAAATAGTTTATCTGCAATGCAACAAATAGTGCATGACCACCATTTCTCAATTAGATCCTTTTGAAGGTCATCATGCGTTTCACCACGTCGAATGACATGACAGGAGGCAACAAAGCGGGCCACCCACGCAGCCCTCCTTCGCACTCGCACGGGATGTCCCATCAACTCATACTAAGACCCCATGCTCATTCTCGATGATCATGttatgcatgatcacacaagcgtTCATTGTGTACCAAATGATCTTTTGATCCCAAAATCTAGTCGGTCCTCTCACAATAGCAAATTGGGCTTACAAAATCCTAAAAGCTCTCTCCACATCTTTCCTAGCCGCCGCCTGAGCATTGTGAGAATCAATATTTTTCTTACCTTGCGGTGCCGTCAACGGCTTGACAAATGTTTGCCACCTTGGGTAGATGCCATCCGCAAGATAATAGCCATAGTTGTATATATGGTCATTTTTACAAACTCCACCGGTGGAGTTTCACCATTTGCAATCCTATTAATGAGTAGTGACCGTTGAAGAACATTGATGTCATTACAAGATCCAGGCATTCCGAAAAAAGCATGCCAAATCCAAGTCTCATAATCGGCCGCTACTTCAACGATTATAGTGGAACCCTTTTTCTGGCCGTGGAATTGTTCATACCATGCCTTAGGACAGTTCTTCCAACTACATGCATGCAATCTATTGAGCCAAGCATACCTAGGAACCCGCGAGCTTTATTCGTCGCCAAAAGCCTTGCGGTGTCTTCAGCATTGGGAGCTCTCAAATATTCCAGACCAAACACTTACACAATTCCAACTACGAAGCGCTTGACATACATGATGGCTTGACTTTCACCCATGGCAAGTGGTCATCAACTAGATCCGTCGGAATACCATATGCCAACATACGCAAAGCGGCGATCACCTTTTGAAAGGTGATATGCCCGAGTTCTCGGGTGGCATTCCTCCGTTACTGAAAAAACGATCATGGCTCGTCAGTTTCTCCGCAATGTGTTTGAACAACTCGATGCTCATCCTAAAACGGCGCCGAAAGTAGGACTCGGGGTATGTGAGATTGTTCACAAAATAGTTCCTCATAAATTTGTTGTGGGCATCTATCCTTTCCGTCCATAATTTCTGACGACCGAAAACCGAACCACCGTGCTTCGGCTTTTTATTGACGTGCATAGCTAGGATCATTGCGACGCCCCCTCCTCTTGAAGATCAAATTCTTCATCGGAAGAATCATAGGACGAACTCATCTACAAACTTTAATTTAAACTAATTTAAAACTACAAACAACATGCACCAAATTCATCTACAAATGTAAAGTCAGAAACAATATATACCTTGCAAGTATTTTTTCAAGCACCTTGTGGGCACCGAGCTGCAAACGGCCGACGTGCACTTTTCGTCCGAGGAACGGTGCGCTCAAGGGGTGGCGGCGAGGAGAGAAGCAGCTTCAGCCACCGGGAGAAGCAGGGGAAGCGGCGGCGCGCTGGGCATAGGCGAGGGAAGCGCAGACGGGTCGCCAGAGCGAATGGGGGAAGGTGTGGGCGGAGGCGCCAGCGCCTGGAGGTTTCAGATCTGGTGGTTGGTGAGATTTGCATGCCCGATTGGCTTGTCTAGCGCGCGTGAACGGGCACACCAAATACATAGCGCGCGATGCCATTTTTCTCAGCGTGCTGAACCTACTTTATCGCGCGCGCGATATTAGCGCGTTGCTAGAGCGCGCCGTATAGCCATTTTTTCAGCGCGCGACTTATCTAGCgcgtctgttggagatgctctaagtgggaggagacgttctcGTCGACTGCGAGGCGTCtgtggtgacttcgtaaaatctaaGATATTATGTTGACTCAGTCTCTGAagatgctcataggggtaggatATGCGTGCATGCATCTATAGGGGTGAGCGTATACTTATATATGAAGCGACTTTGATTGTATTGTATTAAAAAAAGTTGGATCGTGGGAGTGTCCAACTGCTCTTTTCCTCATCGATTTCCCCATGATAATGAAATAATGAAAAAAACAGCAACATAACCCATCTCCGAACTCATCCTTGACGCCCTTAACCCTGTCAAGTCTCAAGCATAAAATCCCGGTGATTAGACTTCTAAAGTCTGTAGAGCACCATGCCATTCAAAttctaaaaaataaaaaatgatcagacaGACATGAAACCTTGTTTGACGTAatatcatgccaccaagatgatgtggtaaaataATTGGTCTGTTTGACGAAAATTTGGACACACatccctcacaaactggagcaactcactagaaggcttgtGGTTTCGAGAGCGAACAATGCaagtttgatgacgaacgggcgATAGCTTTCTCTTATGGGCTTCAAAAAAATTCTATAGTTAACGTGCACTAATATAACTGTCATGTCAAAATTTgaaaaatttcaggggtcatttgacctttttaagacatttaattgattttctagccatttaatgaccgtattcaaaatttgaactacatctagaTGCAGctgctaaccataacggtttgaaaaatatatttgtgtacttgtgtgcgagttaattccatgtgcagaaATTGAAacgaattttcaaacatattggtgtcacggcttggacacatgcatggagtgacatgcatttaaattccaaaaaaataaaaaaatcatcggacgatgtaaatatctggtgtttaaaaaagaaaatgtaaagatct
This genomic window contains:
- the LOC109736770 gene encoding calmodulin-binding protein 60 B yields the protein MPAKRPLEGGGGGDSPSPARSPALKKRCRSFDLEIRGCRHLEEMVTNCVQRVEAAVESVIESAISRIPEAVTKAITGYLSRAPSLCRTVVDQNQPPRYKLRFLNGLSNEIFTKKGIRAANGDPLKICLEDNNQQENNSHRLLSAKIKIVVLDGDFNIDNEDCWTLENFSRHIVRPRDKIGAVLTGELELSLKNGKADLRDATFIDNSKFTRSGKFRLGVMVVDELGERILEGVTEPFTVKDRRGEGSQKHAIPSLDDDVWRLQKISKDGVFHEALKGSGIFSVKDFLTSYYKDEHTLRKVLKKATKLVWTTIVDHAKKCDPGKELYSFIVEGHDVVLFFNCFYRIVGVTSSDQYTPFKDLNQRMQGRVEQWSKVAYETWTNLQPDYVMDNGKPRPINQSISQGSIMLEPKFMQGHQQNCAERNVHEADGHQGTSGSHPKQCTLKRLGSIRVTPNEEDASFDISVYLGSGSEQYHGSTAANDIPGSVTLHCPAADEFSGSVLLKQASLTMVDEDYDIPFVPSDASLHLFDVSALGAFTDEPIYSRHVSFRESDCHEMLALGAEPSV